One Brassica napus cultivar Da-Ae chromosome A5, Da-Ae, whole genome shotgun sequence DNA window includes the following coding sequences:
- the LOC125575061 gene encoding uncharacterized protein LOC125575061 isoform X2, whose product MDFKGITWVGNVYHKFEAMCLEVEEIIVQDTAKYVESQVQTVGNSLKKFCSDVVQDFNPDETLDSEKQLPVSILHEYAPVCSSFKKKRDSMNQQTRDVKQEQEGKKDVFDVKFRGVDADDYDICTSPRQYSYGSPYRRTQLGRKQVTLKDSSSISSMVHRARVKHDVGTVKSSDPPPGGVVARLISKDKCQKGDRSKGQHGLRVVDSVRSHESELRTKNDHGLGVADSVRIQDSEIQPSVATSLPAGSDDCRKETDEDSTQTKFGSSSVSESEQKAEILQQLSGRSVEESCIIVDRDELHCVFSDMKENDKHKPYKIRDAISSRMKQNREKEYKRLARQWYAEDVENGRECGDSSKQIEEDQSPEESEWEFL is encoded by the exons ATGGATTTTAAAGGTATAACATGGGTTGGTAATGTCTACCACAAGTTTGAAGCAATGTGCTTAGAGGTTGAAGAGATCATCGTCCAG GACACGGCTAAATACGTTGAGAGCCAAGTTCAGACGGTTGGAAACTCTCTCAAGAAGTTCTGTTCCGATGTGGTTCAAGATTTCAACCCCGATGAGACTCTGGATTCGGAGAAACAGTTACCCGTTTCTATCTTACATGAATACGCTCCTGTTTGCTCTTccttcaaaaagaaaagagatagcATGAACCAACAAACCAGAGATGTGAAGCAAGAACAAGAAGGGAAGAAGGATGTATTTGACGTGAAGTTCCGTGGTGTTGATGCAGATGATTATGATATCTGTACTTCTCCTAGGCAGTATAGTTACGGAAGTCCGTACAGAAGAACACAGCTCGGTCGCAAACAAGTCACACTGAAAGACTCGAGTAGTATATCATCAATGGTTCATAGAGCTCGTGTCAAACATGATGTTGGAACTGTGAAGTCAAGTGATCCTCCTCCAGGTGGAGTAGTAGCAAGACTCATTTCTAAAGACAAGTGTCAGAAAGGTGATAGAAGCAAAGGTCAACACGGTCTAAGAGTGGTTGATTCTGTTAGAAGCCATGAGTCAGAGCTTAGAACCAAAAATGACCACGGTCTTGGGGTGGCTGATTCTGTTAGGATCCAAGATTCAGAGATTCAACCATCTGTTGCCACAAGCTTACCTGCAGGTTCTGATG ATTGCAGAAAGGAAACCGATGAAGACTCGACGCAAACTAAATTTGGGTCGAGTTCTGTCTCAGAGTCAGAGCAGAAAGCAGAGATTCTTCAACAGCTTAGTGGAAGATCAGTTGAAGAAAGCTGTATCATTGTGGATAGAGACGAATTGCATTGTGTTTTCTCTGACATGAAGGAGAATGACAAACACAAACCTTACAAG ATCAGGGACGCAATATCTTCAAGAATGAAGCAAAACAGAGAGAAAGAATACAAGCGACTTGCCCGTCAATGGTACGCAGAAGATGTTGAAAATGGTAGAGAATGTGGCGACAGTTCGAAACAGATTGAGGAAGATCAATCACCAGAAGAATCTGAATGGGAGTTCctgtaa
- the LOC125575061 gene encoding uncharacterized protein LOC125575061 isoform X1: MDFKGITWVGNVYHKFEAMCLEVEEIIVQDTAKYVESQVQTVGNSLKKFCSDVVQDFNPDETLDSEKQLPVSILHEYAPVCSSFKKKRDSMNQQTRDVKQEQEGKKDVFDVKFRGVDADDYDICTSPRQYSYGSPYRRTQLGRKQVTLKDSSSISSMVHRARVKHDVGTVKSSDPPPGGVVARLISKDKCQKGDRSKGQHGLRVVDSVRSHESELRTKNDHGLGVADSVRIQDSEIQPSVATSLPAGSDDCRKETDEDSTQTKFGSSSVSESEQKAEILQQLSGRSVEESCIIVDRDELHCVFSDMKENDKHKPYKKIRDAISSRMKQNREKEYKRLARQWYAEDVENGRECGDSSKQIEEDQSPEESEWEFL, encoded by the exons ATGGATTTTAAAGGTATAACATGGGTTGGTAATGTCTACCACAAGTTTGAAGCAATGTGCTTAGAGGTTGAAGAGATCATCGTCCAG GACACGGCTAAATACGTTGAGAGCCAAGTTCAGACGGTTGGAAACTCTCTCAAGAAGTTCTGTTCCGATGTGGTTCAAGATTTCAACCCCGATGAGACTCTGGATTCGGAGAAACAGTTACCCGTTTCTATCTTACATGAATACGCTCCTGTTTGCTCTTccttcaaaaagaaaagagatagcATGAACCAACAAACCAGAGATGTGAAGCAAGAACAAGAAGGGAAGAAGGATGTATTTGACGTGAAGTTCCGTGGTGTTGATGCAGATGATTATGATATCTGTACTTCTCCTAGGCAGTATAGTTACGGAAGTCCGTACAGAAGAACACAGCTCGGTCGCAAACAAGTCACACTGAAAGACTCGAGTAGTATATCATCAATGGTTCATAGAGCTCGTGTCAAACATGATGTTGGAACTGTGAAGTCAAGTGATCCTCCTCCAGGTGGAGTAGTAGCAAGACTCATTTCTAAAGACAAGTGTCAGAAAGGTGATAGAAGCAAAGGTCAACACGGTCTAAGAGTGGTTGATTCTGTTAGAAGCCATGAGTCAGAGCTTAGAACCAAAAATGACCACGGTCTTGGGGTGGCTGATTCTGTTAGGATCCAAGATTCAGAGATTCAACCATCTGTTGCCACAAGCTTACCTGCAGGTTCTGATG ATTGCAGAAAGGAAACCGATGAAGACTCGACGCAAACTAAATTTGGGTCGAGTTCTGTCTCAGAGTCAGAGCAGAAAGCAGAGATTCTTCAACAGCTTAGTGGAAGATCAGTTGAAGAAAGCTGTATCATTGTGGATAGAGACGAATTGCATTGTGTTTTCTCTGACATGAAGGAGAATGACAAACACAAACCTTACAAG AAGATCAGGGACGCAATATCTTCAAGAATGAAGCAAAACAGAGAGAAAGAATACAAGCGACTTGCCCGTCAATGGTACGCAGAAGATGTTGAAAATGGTAGAGAATGTGGCGACAGTTCGAAACAGATTGAGGAAGATCAATCACCAGAAGAATCTGAATGGGAGTTCctgtaa
- the LOC106453620 gene encoding phospholipase A1-IIbeta-like: MVEDIAKRWKELSGNSKWKDLLDPLDLDLRRYILHYGHMVEVGYITFNCGRLSKYVGDSCYTKEELFARTGYLKDNPFRYEVTKFIYGTSSIKLPECFMINSWSREAWNKESNWLGYVAVATDECKELLGRRDIVVAWRGTIQLYEWANDFDFPLESAISVLPRADPSDPPRIASGWLSLYTTADPRSRFDKTSAREQVQGELKRLLELYKHEEVSITLTGHSLGAVLSILSATDFLHNEWPKTTPSLQDRLSCVTVFAFGSPRVGDRNFKTLVESLKKLNILRVANVPDLIPHYPLFRFTDVGEELHINTLKAEYLKRSLSLAHFHNLKAYLQGVEGTQHNQSELKLEQLVKNGLDALEDKYIVPGDSWVLENKGMAKTHDGTWILNCDMAKEDENEEEDKCELPWI, from the exons ATGGTGGAAGATATCGCTAAGAGATGGAAGGAGTTGAGCGGCAATAGCAAATGGAAAGACCTGCTTGATCCTCTTGACTTGGATCTACGCCGTTACATCCTCCACTACGGCCACATGGTTGAAGTCGGGTACATCACCTTCAATTGTGGCCGCCTGTCCAAATACGTAGGAGATAGCTGCTACACCAAGGAAGAGCTCTTTGCTCGTACCGGCTACCTTAAAGACAACCCTTTCAG GTACGAGGTGACTAAGTTCATATATGGAACATCGTCGATAAAGTTACCAGAATGTTTCATGATCAACTCATGGTCAAGGGAAGCATGGAACAAAGAGTCTAACTGGTTAGGTTATGTCGCGGTGGCTACAGACGAGTGCAAGGAGTTGTTAGGGAGAAGAGACATTGTTGTAGCATGGCGAGGGACTATTCAACTGTACGAGTGGGCTAACGATTTTGATTTCCCACTTGAATCAGCTATCTCGGTTTTACCTCGAGCTGACCCGAGTGACCCACCTCGCATTGCCAGTGGTTGGCTGTCTCTTTATACAACCGCTGATCCACGCTCACGTTTTGACAAAACCAGTGCACGAGAACAG GTTCAAGGAGAGCTCAAAAGGTTACTCGAATTGTACAAACATGAAGAAGTTAGCATCACCTTAACAGGCCATAGCTTGGGAGCAGTTCTCTCAATTCTGTCAGCCACAGACTTTCTCCATAACGAATGGCCAAAGACCACACCAAGTCTTCAAGACAGGCTCTCTTGTGTCACGGTTTTCGCTTTCGGAAGCCCCCGCGTCGGTGACCGCAACTTCAAAACACTCGTGGAGTCTCTAAAAAAACTCAACATCTTGAGAGTAGCAAATGTCCCTGATCTCATCCCTCATTACCCGCTGTTCAGGTTCACAGATGTTGGGGAGGAGCTCCATATCAACACATTGAAAGCAGAGTACCTGAAACGGTCTCTAAGCCTAGCGCATTTCCATAACCTCAAGGCGTACTTGCAAGGCGTGGAGGGGACGCAACACAATCAATCGGAACTCAAGCTGGAGCAGCTGGTTAAAAATGGTTTAGATGCTCTTGAAGATAAGTACATAGTCCCTGGGGATTCGTGGGTTCTTGAGAACAAAGGGATGGCTAAAACTCATGATGGGACATGGATTCTCAATTGCGATATGGCAAAGGAGGacgaaaacgaagaagaagacaaatgtGAATTACCATGGATATAA
- the LOC106454864 gene encoding CLAVATA3/ESR (CLE)-related protein 5, translated as MANLILKKTLIILLVIFASPIFSTQARILHDDRVANMGTMDSHVLLRELGFDLSKFKGHNERRFLVNSDRVSPGGPDPQHHH; from the coding sequence ATGGCGAATTTAATTCTTAAGAAAACTCTTATCATACTCTTAGTCATATTTGCATCACCAATCTTTAGTACTCAGGCTCGAATCCTCCATGATGATCGAGTTGCAAACATGGGCACTATGGATAGTCATGTTCTGCTACGGGAGCTCGGGTTTGATCTCTCCAAGTTCAAAGGTCATAACGAGAGGAGATTTCTAGTGAATTCGGACAGGGTTTCACCGGGAGGACCTGACCCGCAACATCATCACTGA